The Alosa alosa isolate M-15738 ecotype Scorff River chromosome 17, AALO_Geno_1.1, whole genome shotgun sequence genomic sequence ttgtgacattatttaatgtcacaccaaatgacatggtgtcacgccatatgatgaactacaccactccaccatgtgtcagagcaaaacagggtttttaatgacaataaaatcattaacaatgaattttgaagtcactctatgaatggtgtatgcgtgtaacagcaaaatagatgaaagtttagtatttattttttaaacttacatggcatggtaacataaaagaaaaaagtatgagaaatatgaattgtacagatacattttttccccaattatcacagatttaacaaaaaaaacatataatatctgaatttaaaacatatttttacaagaacttttatgtaaaaatgcaatttggtcatatggtgtgacagaaatgtcatttagtgtgacttgaaaaaagctgtcacaccatatgatgcagcgtcacactatatgacattttgacagttaagctaattttctagacaggtaaatacagctaactattatttagcatgcaactgaccacatggcagcagtgctttttaagaattcatgaagaatatttgtggaaaatagctacttttttaggcaaatgatgtcacaccataagacactaaaatttggccacgattgatgatgtcaattcaaagcttttttatataaaaatctaaaaagcagaactcacctcttgaccatgccaattactcctgacattctattgttacttcctgattaagcagggtcctcttcacaataataatgtccaaatgaatgcccagtcaaaatatacaatatagtgtCACACGCCATATGGCCGaccattttatggacaaaatatatttgattataacttagttggacagcatgcataaacatcaaaactttttgtggttgtaaaaaacatccaattattttatatgcatggtaaaactttaaagtaattatactttttatttgatatacactctttttaggaagttcgcacacatggtggacagtcacaccatatgacattttttatgtttggatgattattttaagtcaaaagtgaaatacaaatccaataaatttaatatgacagaacttgaacctaccagacctacaacatttccatataaattcttaacaattgccattttttataagtgtgtgacacatggacagtctgaaTTCTGCTATTCGTCATCTACCCAAGTATAAAAgctacaaaaatgaaaaatacaaagcgtGCACTCAACCAATCACGTACCATTGAACTAAGCAATAAAGTCTGTATGTTGTATGAAATCAAAAGTCTACGTGTTGCGTTTTTACTTGGTTGCCACGTAGTGTTGCTAAACGTAGAGTGTGCGTGAATATGAATGTAGATATGTAGACATCAAAATGAAATTCTATTagtgtcatggtgtgtgtgtgtgtgtcagagagagagagggagaatataAAATACATGTCTAGACTCTGAATAACCCAGATAGGTGTACTGTTAGGACTTGCAGGCAAGGACCCAAATGCAGACCAGAAACTTGCGTAGTTCAGTTTTATTGTTGCAGCCAGACAGCAACAGAGCAAAGCACAAGAGATACAGTCCAAACACGAAAAGTTCCAAAAAGGGCAAAGCACAAAAGATCCAGGCTACTGTAAGTAGTGATGTTACCCGTGAACCCCCTGCTTCGAAGCGTGTATCGAAGACATGAACCAATTTGGAGTGAAGCTTTGTATCGGAGCTTGATTCGTTTTGTGATAATCACGTGATCAGTGACGTCTGAAGCCGTTTCACACACCACGTGACTGCTTCGAAATTTAATTCAAAGCATTAAAGTTTGCGCGACACGGGGGGCGCCGTTGTGGGTTGTTGAAGAAGGAGAGCCAACAGACTCAATAGTGCTGCTGACACGAAAGCCTATAGCCcgggcttttagctcaattaTCAGCACGCTCGACTCCCGTTCTAAGGTGAGTCTGTTTCGCGGGTTCAAGTCCAGGTGTGTGCAGGACTGAATCACACAGTTACAACACAACCCAGATTACAATATGTCTAGGCTACGTACTCAATATaatcacagaaatgtgtgtgcaatgtgcatgcccATTCTTTATTCATATCCCTTCTaaattgatgtatttgtttacgAATACAAGAAATGTTCACAGCCAAAATACTACCTTTATTGTTTTTGTAGAGAAGGCaattacatttgtatttatGCAGGGTACAAAATAGGcttagttaggcctatttatgaCATTATTTATCCATTAATTCATGCTCAACATTTATTCATCTTCAACTCAAAGACATTCATGGCTAATGTCTGAAACACTTCGTGACACAATGCTATCCTTAACTTTCACCAGCAGAGGTCCTCATAGAGTTCTGAAGCTTCGAGTACTGAACCCTTTTTCGATACAATTGGATTGAAAGCTTCACTGGTTCAGAAAGCTTCAGTTCGCCATCACTAACTGTAAGTATCCAAAACACAGGCAAAAACACAAAAGTTCAGGCAAAACAGGCAGAGTATCCACAGAAGACCAGAACTACAGCTCTGACAGACACAGCCTTATCCTCACCAAAATCAGTTACAACCAGAcaaagaacagaaaataaactgaACTTTAAATACTAGGCGGTCTAGACAAAGGAGACAGATCATTGGGTGAGGACAAACAAGGGACAGGAGAAATCAATACAGATAATAAGCAGACTGATGAACAGCACAGGTGTGGGCAGAAAGTGGCGGGAAAAATCAGGGAGTGGCAAGTTGGAGGTGGGATTCAGGCCACAACAAAGGTACATGGCATCAAAAAATGATTGTCCGACAATACACAACCAGTCCAGCAGGGCGGCCAGAGTCCCTCAGTACTGACATGTACATTACAGAGGTGAATAAACTACACTGTTCACAACTCCATTAAGGACATTCATAGATTGAGAGAGATGTTaataaagagtgagagagtcaaAGTACATCAGAGAGAGTTTTTGATATTCCTGAAAATGTTAACACACTTTCACAGATATGGTGCATAAGAATCTAAGATATGGTACCCAGAGACCGGTTAGAAGAAGACCTAAGTTTGTCTCTTCTGATGATGTCCAAACCGCTAGAACCAGGTATGATGGTTTAACCTCTTTATCGCTAGCAGTGATactttaatattaatattattctaGCCATTGTAATGCTTTAGAGTAAAAGTGTGTGCTTGAACCACAGTGGTCTCGTTTGTTCTAATTTCCCATTATCTCCATGACATCCTGTGCAGTCATAGCCTGGGTCCGTCTGGAAAGGATCCCACTGACGCCTGTTTCCAAACCTGACCTTTAACGACTTCCAGGGACATAAccaacagtgaaattaaacttaaattggtgcaatAAACTCGTCTCAGAAGTGCAGCGAACACATATTTCTTGGAAAAGATAgttttactcaattccaaagaaataacATCTTCCTGGAGTTTTGGCGATTCGGAAACGGATGTGAATGGGCTCCTTTccagactgacctgcagagccaattcaaatttgctaacaggcTAGTCTGGGTTTACCCAGGCTAGTGCATTCACTGTGTATTCAGAGTGTAGCactttagctgttggctgcagcaacttgagctatgtagaaccgattgtttttttttttttttttttttaccgacAGTACTCGTTGACCTCAAGAAAccgatctatgtgaaaaatcggcggaattctcctttaatggatTAGCACAGCTGAACCATAGTATAACAAACTGAGTTGATTGTGCAGGCCTACTTTTTGTTTGTCTTCTGCAGGAAAAGAGAGCGGATGAAAGTCAACAATAAAAAGTATGGTGAAAGGAAATTTCTGCTCTTTCATGGCACAGAATCAGATTCTAAGTTAATTGATTCTATCTGCTACCAGAATTTTGACTGCAAGTGTGGTGGCAAGGGAGCAGAGTACGGAGAAGGTGAGAATCGACAACTCTCTCCCGTCCCAAAGAATCCCAAATTTGTTTGtgcaatagcctactatttgtaATGAAAACATTTAATGTTACTCACATGTCGACATGGATCTTCGGGGATTATCTTTTCTGTCAGTTATGACAGatgtgtaaaatacaaatactccACAACTGTAGGGGAGCCCAGTAGTAAATGCTTTGGATTTTTAAGTAGAATAGAGTGGGGGAAAACCCTTAAGGGATATGTGACATTACTGTGAAACAAACAGCTAATATGCAGCATTGCTATCCTAGTTTTGAGTGACAATGTCATGAGTTTACATGAGTTGTGCAAAAGGAGCGTTTTGCCACAGCAGTGGAGTGAAAGCCCCCATCCTGTCAAAGCAATGCCCCTCATTCATTAATAGCAACACAAAGGGCAGGGGTTGGGGGCGTTTTACCCCACTCtaccatatgtttttgtggcttttatgcctttaatcagacaggacagtgaagagagtgacaGGTAGTGAGATGGGATGGGATTGGGCAATGACCCAGGTCGGACTTGAACCAGGGTTCACGTGTAGTAGAATCTGGTATGGACACTGTAGCCACTCAGAGCCTCTGTAGCCACTAACGCCACAGCGCGCCTTGCAGTCATTTCAAAACTTTTTCCAAAATTGATATCAAATGATTTTTCAAATGATCATATGTCTCTGtgatcatttttatttatttcatttttagttttctttaaaaatgtCTCCACTGTCAGATATTTTAATACGTTTTACTTTTTGCGATCATTCGCAGGGTGCTACTTTGCCCGGGATGCCCTCTACTCCCATTTAGACACCTCTGACCATGGCATGCATTCCATGTTTGTGTGCCGTGCACTCGTTGGCAGCTACACCAAGGGGCAGTCTTATCGATTATCGACAACCATTTTCGATTTTCCAGACAGCTCCACTGCATTCAAAAGCATGGAAAGTGCACCACAAATGGTAACCGTGGCCACTTTGACCTTGAATTCATCGGTATCCCCGTCTTCTGTGGTCCCAAGCACAGCTGGACGACTGCCCTCTGACAGTCTGACCACCACAGGACAAAGTGGCACATCCAGTGGCACAGTTTTACCACAGCTCTCTAGCTCTGACACATCGGCTCCGACTGTGGGTGCTTCTAGCCCGTCTTCTGTCCAGACAACACCCACCAAGCCGTCGACAGGGTCTCTCCAGAGCTCTGCCACAAAGCTCATTCCTTATCCTCGAGCTTCCAAATCTTCCAATTTGGATCCAACCCGGGTTTTACCTTCAACAAGGAGCCAAGCAGTATCAGTGAAGCCTTGCCCACCGCCCAAGCCAGTGGGTGTCTCCCACTTTGTTATTCCAATAAAAGAAATCTTAGGTACTACCTGCACTCATTCTGCTGTGTCTGAG encodes the following:
- the LOC125310814 gene encoding nuclear pore complex protein DDB_G0274915-like, coding for MVHKNLRYGTQRPVRRRPKFVSSDDVQTARTRKRERMKVNNKKYGERKFLLFHGTESDSKLIDSICYQNFDCKCGGKGAEYGEGCYFARDALYSHLDTSDHGMHSMFVCRALVGSYTKGQSYRLSTTIFDFPDSSTAFKSMESAPQMVTVATLTLNSSVSPSSVVPSTAGRLPSDSLTTTGQSGTSSGTVLPQLSSSDTSAPTVGASSPSSVQTTPTKPSTGSLQSSATKLIPYPRASKSSNLDPTRVLPSTRSQAVSVKPCPPPKPVGVSHFVIPIKEILGTTCTHSAVSEEINPPVSGPAPHNNSRVPSPMPRQVASSSVASDTTAQSSASQGGSDDTTDPSSPERQTPRVSDLINRFNHGKL